Proteins from a genomic interval of Rhizoctonia solani chromosome 12, complete sequence:
- a CDS encoding tRNA-dihydrouridine synthase 1 codes for MEVAIEPSKGARQWPAGMAPIKSEYLTGDPFTTQREVPDDDAAEGKTSNLPKKRAAEESTGTDHNVEPILVQSNQTPGEGEEPDARDGEPAAKKQRMPVSERRQLAKEKRKEQKGSNKARKFARVQDQVALCHGASRGEGCIDGEGCRFSHDIARYLSTKPTDLAFPSKDLLTSQPFVSLPENQALSESHPSINKASACPNFACSGKCQSGFKCRYLGSHVELQESETGNIFKLIKDEEKYEKMKSNSLEFNFPSSGLQKVLRTHKYPFPISDAYVAELSLLMNENKSGQVIEPPLEPHQKTEGVDPEAQNDTPDVPLRASEKKRLRWQGMSYLAPLTTVGNLPFRRLCAGFGAQITCSEMALSQSLLQWANSEWSLVRRHPSEKIFGVQIAGSKIPQLVRAAELLANEFGPKSGRERAQIDFVDVNCGCPIDMVFKSGAGSALLDNHNKLGRILIGMSRTLGEVPLTIKVRTGIKDGRNTSHKLMPRLARWGVNAFTIHGRTRQQRYTKFADWDYIKECVETLRTSTEDEDLPTIPVFGGGDVYSAEQYWANVEQTGVDGIMVGRGALIKPWIFTEIAERREWDISSRERLDMIRQYAEYGLNHWGSDTVGVNNTRRFLCEALSFTYRYIPIGLLERLPGKINERPPAYRGRDELGEWCQVAQCLLASNKSSDWVRISEMFLGPAPEGWTFTPKHKSNAQGSEEGNG; via the exons ATGGAAGTGGCGATCGAACCCAGTAAAGGCGCTAGACAGTGGCCAGCTGGAATGGCACCCATCAAATCAGA GTACCTGACAGGGGACCCCTTTACCACCCAGCGTGAAGTACCGGATGATGACGCTGCGGAGGGAAAAACAAGCAATTTGCCAAAGAAAAGGGCTGCCGAGGAATCTACAGGCACTGATCACAATGTGGAGCCTATCTTAGTGCAAAGCAACCAAACCCCTGGAGAAGGTGAAGAGCCAGATGCAAGAGATGGGGAGCCTGCAGCAAAAAAACAGCGGATGCCGGTATCAGAGAGGAGGCAACTCGCTAaggagaaaagaaaagagcAAAAGGGGTCCAACAAGGCGAGGAAATTTGCTCGAGTACAAGACCAAGTGGCGCTTTGCCACGGTGCCTCGCGTGGAGAAGGATGTATTGACGGAGAGGG ATGTCGATTTTCGCATGATATTGCTCGTTATTTGTCAACCAAGCCAACCGACCTGGCCTTTCCTTCAAAAGACTTATTAACCAGCCAACCGTTCGTCTCACTGCCGGAGAACCAAGCTCTGTCGGAATCCCACCCAAGCATTAATAAAGCCTCAGCGTGCCCGAATTTCGCTTGTTCAGGCAAATGCCAATCTGGATTCAAATGCCGCTATCTCGGCTCACATGTCGAACTCCAAGAATCGGAAACTGGCAATATATTCAAACTTATCAAAGATGAGGAGAAGTACGAAAAGATGAAGAGCAATAGTTTGGAATTCAATTTTCCTTCGTCTGGATTACAGAAGGTTCTGAGGACACACAAA TATCCGTTCCCTATCTCGGACGCTTACGTCGCTGAACTCTCTTTACTAATGAACGAAAATAAAAGCGGACAAGTTATAGAACCGCCTCTTGAACCGCACCAAAAGACCGAGGGCGTCGATCCCGAAGCACAAAATGACACTCCTGACGTACCGTTACGTGCCAGCGAGAAGAAGCGTTTACGGTGGCAGGGAATGAGCT ACCTTGCGCCTTTGACCACCGTAGGAAATCTG CCTTTCCGCCGATTATGCGCTGGGTTTGGTGCCCAGATTACTTGCTCCGAGATGGCTCTGTCTCAGTCGCTGCTGCAATGGGCCAATTCGGAGTGGAGCTTGGTTAGGCGTCACCCTAGCGAAAAGATATTTGGCGTCCAG ATTGCGGGTAGCAAAATTCCCCAACTTGTTCGTGCTGCCGAGCTTTTGGCCAATGAATTCGGACCAAAAAGCGGAAGAGAACGAGCTCAGATAGATTTTGTCGACGTGAATTGTGGATGCCCTATCGACATGGTGTTCAAGAGCGGCGCTGGATCCGCAC TGCTCGATAATCACAACAAATTGGGGAGGATATTGATTGGCATGTCGCGCACGTTGGGCGAGGTGCCGTTAACAATCAAAGTGCGAACCGGGATCAAAGATGGGCGCAATACTTCTCACAAGTTGATGCCACGGCTGGCCCGCTGGGGTGTCAATGCGTTTACA ATCCATGGGAGGACCCGACAGCAGCGCTACACCAAATTTGCTGATTGGGACTACATCAAAGAGTGTGTGGAAacactaagaactagtacaGAAGACGAAGATT TGCCAACGATTCCTGTCTTTGGTGGTGGTGACGTATATTCGGCAGAACAATACTGGGCGAACGTGGAACAAACCGGCGTCGACGGTATAATGGTTGGGCGTGGAGCCTTGATCAAGCCTTGGATATT CACGGAAATCGCCGAGCGCCGGGAATGGGATATCAGTTCAAGGGAACGGTTAGATATGATTCGCCAATATGCCGAATATGGCTTAAA TCACTGGGGTTCAGATACCGTG GGCGTGAACAACACCCGCCGCTTTTTATGCGAGGCGCTTTCATTCACGTATCGCTACATACCAATTGGGCTGTTAGAGCGATTACCAGGGAAAATCAACGAACGCCCACCTGCGTATCGTGGCCGAGATGAGTTAGGCGAGTGGTGCCAAGTCGCCC AGTGCCTTCTAGCTAGTAACAAAAGCAGTGACTGGGTGCGGATCAGTGAGATGTTCCTGGGACCTGCGCCCGAAGGGTGGACGTTCACTCCGAAGCATAAGAGCAACGCTCAAGGGAGCGAAGAAGGGAATGGTTGA
- a CDS encoding YABBY domain-containing protein translates to MPRAASEKTSKKAKASPSAATGSKKKSSPYNIYMKAELAKLKEKNPELSHKERFKLAATSWAESPENPKNQK, encoded by the exons ATGCCCCGCGCTGCCTCTGAGAAGACCTCCAAGAAGG CCAAGGCCTCACCCTCTGCTGCCACTGGTTCGAAGAAGAAGTCTTCACCCTATAACATCTACATGAAGGCCGAGCTGGCTAAACTGAAAGAGAAGAACCCCGAGCT GTCCCATAAGGAGCGCTTCAAGTTGGCTGCCACTTCCTGGGCCGAGTCCCCTGAGAATCCCAAGAACCAGAAATAG
- a CDS encoding replication factor C subunit 4 has protein sequence MSGVTNKAKQATEIGYELPWVEKYRPQTLNDIVGNVETIDRLKVIAQDGNCPHIIISGMPGIGKTTSIHCLAHAMLGDAYKEGVLELNASDERGIDVVRGKIKAFAQKKVTLPPGRHKIVILDEADSMTTGAQQAMRRTMEIFSSTTRFALACNQANKIIEPIQSRCAVLRYAKLRDEEVLKRVLEVCEMEKVKYNDEGLTALLFTAEGDLRQALNNLQSTHAGFGFVSADNVFRVCDQPHPVIVQEIIRACQNGDIDSAMSKLNELWHNGYSAVDIVTTLFRVTKTFDDLPEYMKLEFIKEIGWTHMRVLEGVGTLVQLGGLMGRLCRKHMKPELFESLLEPETPLPIGDGTQYSYHAYCHWKLSDMPTRARRF, from the exons ATGAGTGGGGTCACGAACAAAGCGAAACAAGCCACAGAGATCGGCTATGAGCTTCCATG GGTAGAAAAATACCGCCCTCAAACTTTGAACGACATCGTCGGAAATGTGGAAACAATAGATCGCCTTAAAGTCATTGCACAGGATGGAAATTGTCCACATATCATAATATCG GGAATGCCAGGTATAGGGAAAACGACAAGTATACATTGTCTAGCTCATGCCATGCTTGGGGATGCGTATAAGGAGGGTGTCCTGGAATTGAATGCCTCTGACGAACG TGGTATAGATGTTGTTCGAGGAAAAATTAAGGCTTTTGCCCAGAAAAAGGTTACGCTGCCACCAGGGAGGCACAAGATTGTTATATTGGATGAAGCAGATAG CATGACAACTGGGGCGCAACAAGCTATGAGGCGAACGATGGAGATATTTTCCTCAACTACGCGTTTCGCATTAGCCTGCAATCAAGCCAACAAAATTATTGAGCCTATTCAGTCACGTTGTGCAGTACTTCGGTATGCAAAACTCAGGGATGAAGAGGTATTGAAGCGGGTATTGGAGGTGTGTGAGATGGAAAAG GTAAAATACAATGATGAGGGTCTTACGGCGTTGTTGTTTACTGCTGAGGGCGATCTTCGTCAAGCGCTCAACAACCTTCAGAGTACACACGCCGGATTTGGTTTTGTCTCTGCAGATAATGTTTTCCGAGTATGTGACCAGCCTCATCCAGTGATTGTGCAG GAAATAATCCGCGCATGCCAAAACGGAGATATAGATAGTGCCATGTCCAAGTTGAACGAACTGTGGCACAACGGATATAGCGCAGTGGATATCGTAACCACCTTATTCCGCGTAACAAAAACATTTGACGA CCTACCAGAGTACATGAAGCTCGAATTCATCAAAGAGATAGGATGGACACACATGCGGGTACTAGAGGGAGTTGGTACGCTTGTTCAGTTGGGTGGTTTGATGGGGCGGTTATGTCGCAAG CATATGAAACCCGAGCTCTTCGAA AGCCTACTTGAACCCGAAACGCCGTTACCCATCGGCGATGGGACTCAGTACTCCTACCACGCCTATTGCCACTGGAAACTCAGTGACATGCCTACTCGCGCACGGCGTTTCTAA
- a CDS encoding cytoskeleton assembly control protein — translation MLISSLILGALPLLVVGQRSPTLGLSSGYLNLNIGSSAGVQLVKDSQVLASFKPSSAAAFDFAPFDKLSQRQYNGAPGSTGRRLDMVSGDSAAARKAVTALPVSGSVLASADLTPTLPTSVTSLLTITRSWVRSSTGVLGLRFTLRNKASTAVEVGSLEFPIAFNSIFTDRTATDTNTKCSLIDPYIGADAGFVRVTPLSGTGPVLLITPSGSSKSGLEAWRFLTEPGDSTGNAPYYQSQTFEGYYSWQVHSKAYAEAEWKNVPGGPWNAPSSITIEPGATKEYALDFLVADGVRTIDDRLSQAGRPVAYGIPGYIIPLDTPAKLFLKHTAVVQSLSVSPAGALTWTTNSEGKNGWTGYTITPKSWGRSRLTIQFADGLIQTVHYHVTHSAVQTVSELGDFLTTKQWYEDSSDPFGRSPSIITYDREVNTPVLQDARVWIAGLSDEGGVGGWLAAAMKNAFLPTPAEVAKLERFVSETVWGDLQYSSGSNIYGVKKSVFFYEPAKVPNYGYSTSIGWGNWWSWNKANSDALDRAYDYVHVTALYWSLYRATRNYPSLATKKTWQYYISQALNTVLFATNGRVGYADVGLMGETVFWYLLDDLKREGLAANATLLESRMKSRADRWSREPYPFGSEMAWDSTGQEGVYAWARYFNYGTTAANTVNSILGFMPTVPHWGWNGNARRYWDMIYGAKLQRIERQIHHYGSGLNALPLIAEFISRPTDLYLLQVGFAGLSGPLSNIDQEGFASAAFHSYPDTLKWDAYSGDYGPNFLGHALNTGTFLVNHLNFGWQAFGGIVTSATSTSVSVSPRDTLRRRVYVAPLGALFTLDAGAFDTIQYTISDKSVTLNIIPSAGGSSASAANGRLLVSQPAAVSGIGTLTPSGSYSQDAGAYVIHFSNGRASVTPSHFLLTHNNNSSMFISRIAQAALVLLGALPTYGATIESSSQTKRATICNGYSELCSRTFGNVTYIGTHNSYSVGSNNLAANQDYDVTQQLTDGIRMLQVQAHLQNGAIRLCHTSCLLMDGGLFTEYLKKVKTWLDSNPNEVISILIVNIDNQPASSFAAIYEAASMVDISYAPSTPTVAADQWPTLGTLIDSGKRVLTFMDNSADSTAVPYIIDEFSNIWETAYNVVDNAFPCTLNRTDGTAEGKMGLSNHFLDKYASVLGIQSLVPDKDALNQTNAVSGVGSLGQEVQTCLALNGKHQTFFLVDYYNYGEGSVFQVAATTNGVTYDASKTIAPPITNGGSNSSSSSSPRTSANAAPGMQLVNVSWMAWAGSFLAIGVTLGGIVIF, via the exons ATGCTCATATCGAGTTTGATTCTCGGTGCCTTACCTCTCTTGGTAGTGGGCCAACGTTCCCCGACTCTTGGATTATCGAGTGGTTATCTAAACCTCAATATCGGATCGAGCGCCGGCGTGCAGCTGGTCAAAGATTCCCAAGTACTTGCATCATTCAAGCCTAGTTCAGCTGCGGCGTTTGATTTCGCGCCCTTCGATAAACTCTCCCAGAGGCAATATAACGG CGCTCCGGGTTCGACAGGTCGGCGCCTCGACATGGTGTCGGGTGATTCTGCAGCCGCACGCAAAGCGGTCACTGCACTACCAGTATCGGGAAGTGTCCTAGCCTCAGCTGACCTGACCCCCACGCTCCCGACGTCGGTCACATCGTTGCTTACTATTACCCGTTCCTGGGTACGCTCATCAACCGGGGTTCTTGGACTTCGCTTCACCTTGCGAAACAAGGCAAGCACGGCAGTTGAAGTTGGATCGCTCGAATTTCCGATTGCGTTCAACTCGATTTTCACCGACCGAACTGCAACCGATACCAATACTAAATGCTCGCTCATCGACCCCTATATCGGAGCAGATGCCGGGTTCGTCCGCGTGACTCCTCTCTCCGGAACTGGTCCAGTGCTTCTCATCACACCATCGGGATCAAGTAAGTCTGGCCTCGAGGCGTGGCGCTTTCTCACCGAACCTGGTGACTCGACTGGCAATGCGCCTTATTATCAAAGCCAGACATTCGAAGGATATTACTCATGGCAAGTTCACTCAAAAGCCTACGCCGAGGCTGAATGGAAGAACGTACCGGGCGGACCGTGGAACGCACCTTCTAGCATAACTATTGAGCCAGGTGCTACCAAGGAATATGCGCTCGATTTTTTGGTCGCGGACGGCGTTCGCACTATCGATGACCGGTTATCGCAAGCTGGTCGCCCGGTAGCCTACGGTATCCCAGGCTACATCATTCCATTGGACACACCAGCGAAACTGTTCTTGAAGCATACTGCTGTCGTTCAGAGTTTGTCAGTTTCTCCTGCCGGTGCACTGACGTGGACTACCAACTCGGAAGGAAAGAATGGTTGGACAGGGTACACAATTACTCCGAAGTCCTGGGGACGGTCTCGCCTTACTATCCAGTTTGCAGACGGCCTTATACAGACAGTCCATTATCATGTCACGCATAGCGCTGTGCAAACAGTGTCCGAACTCGGAGACTTCTTGACGACTAAGCAATGGTACGAGGATTCGTCAGATCCATTTGGGCGCTCTCCTTCAATTATTACCTATGATCGCGAAGTCAACACACCCGTTCTTCAAGACGCTCGGGTCTGGATTGCTGGTTTAAGCGATGAGGGCGGCGTTGGCGGATGGTTGGCCGCAGCAATGAAGAACGCTTTCTTACCTACTCCTGCTGAAGTTGCGAAGCTCGAGCGATTCGTCAGCGAAACGGTATGGGGCGATTTACAGTATTCGAGCGGGTCAAATATCTACGGCGTAAAGAAGAGCGTGTTTTTCTACGAACCTGCTAAGGTTCCTAATTATGGGTATagcacatcgattggttggGGCAATTG GTGGTCGTGGAATAAAGCTAATTCAGATGCACTTGACCGCGCATATGACTATGTTCATGTCACTGCATTGTACTGGTCACTCTACCGTGCTACCAGAAACTACCCGTCACTCGCCACTAAGAAGACCTGGCAGTACTATATCTCGCAGGCGCTAAATACCGTCTTATTTGCTACCAATGGTCGTGTCGGATATGCAGACGTAGGGTTGATGGGAGAGACTGTATTTTGGTATCTTTTGGATGACCTGAAGCGCGAAGGTCTGGCAGCCAATGCGACGCTACTCGAATCTAGGATGAAGTCAAGAGCGGATCGGTGGAGTCGCGAACCATATCCGTTCGGTAGCGAG ATGGCTTGGGACTCTACTGGGCAAGAGGGTGTTTACGCCTG GGCACGATACTTTAACTACGGTACAACTGCTGCCAACACAGTGAATTCCATTTTAGGGTTTATGCCTACGGTACCTCACTGGGGATGGAACGGCAATGCCAGAAG GTACTGGGATATGATCTACGGCGCCAAACTTCAAAGGATTGAAAGACAGATCCATCACTACGGAAGTGGTCTAAACGCTCTTCCGCTCATTGCAGAATTCATATCTCGCCCAACGGACTTGTATCTCCTACAAGTTGGATTTGCTGGTCTGAGTGGGCCACTCTCGAACATTGACCAG GAAGGCTTTGCATCGGCGGCGTTCCACTCTTACCCCGATACCCTGAAATGGGACGCATACAGCGGTGATTACGGCCCAAATTTCCTTGGGCACGCTCTTAACACAGGCACATTCCTCGTGAACCACCTAAACTTTGGGTGGCAAGCATTCGGTGGAATAGTCACTAGCGCGACCAGCACATCCGTTTCAGTCAGCCCGCGCGATACCCTCCGGAGACGCGTATATGTTGCCCCGCTAGGCGCTCTATTTACCCTTGATGCAGGAGCCTTCGATACAATCCAATATACGATTTCCGACAAGAGCGTTACGTTGAACATTATCCCGTCGGCAGGAGGCTCGAGCGCGAGTGCTGCGAACGGTCGGCTATTGGTGTCACAACCTGCCGCGGTTTCAGGTATAGGAACGTTAACACCCAGCGGGAGCTACTCCCAGGATGCTGGAGCTTATGTTATTCACTTCTCGAATGGAAGGGCCAGTGTCACT CCATCTCATTTTCTACTCACACACAACAACAACTCTAGCATGTTCATCTCTCGTATTGCGCAGGCCGCACTTGTCCTTCTCGGAGCCCTTCCTACCTACGGCGCCACTATCGAATCTTCATCACAAACAAAGCGAGCAACAATATGCAACGGATACAGTGAG CTTTGCAGTAGAACGTTTGGCAACGTAACCTACATCGGCACTCACAACTCCTACTCTGTTGGGTCCAACAATT TGGCCGCGAACCAGGACTACGATGTAACGCAACAACTGACCGACGGCATCCGAATGCTTCAGGTACAAGCCCACCTTCAGAACGGCGCCATCCGACTATGCCACACCTCATGT CTACTGATGGACGGAGGCTTGTTTACCGAGTATCTCAAAAAGGTCAAGACATGGCTAGACAGTAACCCGAACGAGGTTATATCCATTCTCATTGTCAACATCGACAACCAACCGGCCTCGTCGTTTGCTGCGATCTATGAAGCTGCGTCCATGGTCGACATTTCTTATGCACCATCCACGCCCACTGTTGCAGCCGATCAATGGCCCACGCTAGGCACACTGATCGACTCCGGAAAACGTGTGCTCACCTTTATGGACAATAGCGCAGATTCTACCGCAGTGCCCTATATCATTGATG AATTTTCGAATATCTGGGAGACAGCATACAACGTTGTAGACAACGCTTTCCCATGCACCTTGAACCGTACCGACGGGACGGCCGAAGGCAAAATGGGCCTATCTAATCACTTCTTGGACAAATACGCGAGTGTCTTGGGCATCCAGTCGCTGGTCCCCGACAAGGATGCTCTCAACCAGACGAACGCTGTCAGCGGAGTAGGCTCTCTGGGTCAAGAAGTGCAAACTTGCCTAGCACTAAACGGAAAACATCAGACATTCTTCCTGGTCGAC TACTATAACTACGGCGAAGGTTCGGTTTTCCAGGTGGCAGCCACCACAAATGGTGTTACCTATGATGCTAGCAAAACCATTGCTCCTCCCATTACCAACGGCGGCTCCAACTCTTCCTCAAGCTCGAGCCCGCGAACCAGTGCAAATGCTGCGCCTGGTATGCAATTGGTGAACGTAAGTTGGATGGCTTGGGCTGGTTCGTTCCTTGCGATTGGAGTAACTCTCGGCGGTATTGTTATTTTCTAA
- a CDS encoding endocytosis protein end4: MAQLAQQALIANWGGVSQHLSSPRSTPVVSVGLEHNLRFRFSSGGRTRQNQSDFLDERGGRSDPHFPTRPVDRDKAEAELTLNIKKATSPEESAPKQKHVRKCIVYTWDYHSSTSIWTGLRVQPILSDEVQTFKALITVHKVLQEGHPVALREGQNQTGWLETCARTIGSDGTRGYGSLIRAYVAFILSKLRFHRTHPEFNGMFDYEEYVSLKNIDDPNEGNLPRTKSSLSKSSCSRPFVTRGSAPDLPKRPKSTAAPASPPPTAPSPDPTAAQIAEQARMLKEYEDQQAALIASRQAEETRRLEQQMAQQREFEEAQRQQAERERLAQEELLRQQQQAAQFQMNNQAAARLQEMEREMLGMRGQWERDQLMLEQYDRRVKALEGALNTTNADALAQMGGKDELIKQLQDQVTLWRNKYESLAKLYSQLRTEHLDMLSKFKQMQLKANSAQEAIDKMERMERDIKAKNLELADMIRERDRARFDLDRMKSNHKEDMDRLRQFEVSTMMTKYNRQLNELEDSLRAKQIQIDDLLRKLDGQDSAVERLREEKDQEIAILQEEMDSTIQKMAEMQMDLQTSQGIVEETTNAQIDTLILDNRKKLNQIIDSILQSCVQKMDDAIYELESPNQNGNQNATPEYTLSMIEKAMNNATEFAMTFNLYLGGEAGGDHVDVIKAANEYAHALSEVLLNCKGITRLANDDNASDKLIADAKHAGDVGLRFFLNLQSYKLDLIPQSQRTEIPLRNNVEARAGSQGEGRNSHEWDLGDMVEQEMLGAARAIEAATQRLQQLIDRPRDASRFSAVDLQVHDSILAAAMAITNAIGRLIQAATESQQEIVAQGRGSSTTQQFYKRNNRWTEGLISAAKAVAFATNLLIESADGVLSGTHSLEQLIVASNEVAGATAQLVAASRVKASLMSKTQDRLELAAKAVTEACKALVRQVKAITAKQIEAEDVDYKSMAVHEFKVREMEQQVEILKLEKELGAARHRLGAMRRAGYHAEEE, from the exons ATGGCGCAGTTGGCTCAGCAGGCCCTAATTGCAAATTGGGGAGGTGTTTCCCAACACCTTTCGTCACCACGGTCTACACCAGTTGTATCTGTTGGCCTAGAGCATAAT TTGAGATTCAGGTTTTCGAGTGGAGGGCGCACGCGGCAAAACCAATCAGACTTTCTGGACGAGCGTGGTGGACGCAGCGACCCACACTTTCCAACGCGTCCAGTCGACCGCGACAAGGCAGAGGCCGAGCTCACACTTAATATAAAGAAAGCCACCAGCCCAGAGGAGAGTGCTCCAAAGCAAAAACACGTGCGAA AGTGTATTGTATATACATGGGACTATCATTCATCCACGTCCATATGGACCGGCCTCCGAGTCCAGCCCATTCTATCCGATGAGGTTCAGACATTCAAGGCGCTCATCACTGTGCACAaggtgctgcaagagggtcATCCAGTT GCACTCCGGGAAGGCCAAAACCAGACTGGATGGCTGGAGACATGTGCTCGCACTATTGGCAGTGATGGCACGCGAG GTTACGGTTCATTGATCAGGGCATATGTCGCATTCATACTATCCAAGCTCCGATTTCATCGGACTCATCCAGAGTTCAATGGCATGTTCGATTATGAGGAATACGTCTCATTAAAGAATATCGACGATCCAAATGAAGG TAATCTGCCTCGT ACCAAATCGAGTCTTTCCAAAAGCTCGTGTTCTCGACCTTTCGTCACTCG CGGATCGGCGCCCGACCTTCCCAAGCGCCCAAAGTCGACCGCGGCCCCTGCATCGCCTCCACCCACGGCACCGTCGCCCGATCCAACCGCGGCGCAGATAGCCGAGCAGGCACGCATGCTCAAGGAGTATGAAGATCAACAAGCTGCGTTGATCGCTTCCCGCCAGGCCGAGGAGACACGCCGGCTTGAACAGCAAATGGCTCAGCAGCGCGAGTTTGAGGAAGCGCAGCGCCAACAGGCGGAACGGGAACGCCTTGCGCAAGAGGAGCTTCTGCGTCAACAGCAGCAGGCTGCCCAATTCCAGATGAATAATCAGGCAGCGGCGCGATTGCAAGAGATGGAGCGCGAGATGTTGGGCATGCGAGGCCAATGGGAGCGCGACCAACTGATGCTCGAGCAATATGATCGA AGAGTCAAGGCACTGGAAGGGGCGCTCAACACTACCAATGCCGATGCATTGGCCCAAATGGGCGGCAAAGACGAGTTGATTAAACAACTTCAGGACCAGGTCACGCTATGGCGGAACAAGTATGAATCGCTGGCGAAACTATACTCCCAGCTGCGCACCGAGCATCTCGACATGCTTAGTAAGTTTAAGCAAATGCAGCTCAAGGCCAACTCGGCACAAGAGGCAATTGACAAAATGGAGCGCATGGAGCGCGATATCAAGGCGAAGAATCTCGAACTAGCTGACATGATTCGTGAGCGTGATCGGGCGCGGTTCGATCTGGATCGTATGAAGTCG AACCATAAAGAGGATATGGACCGCCTCCGCC AGTTCGAGGTATCGACTATGATGACCAAATACAATCGTCAGCTCAACGAGTTGGAGGATTCACTCAGG GCCAAACAAATTCAAATCGACGACCTGCTCCGGAAATTGGATGGGCAAGATTCGGCGGTCGAGCGGCTCCGCGAAGAGAAGGACCAAGAGATTGCTATCCTTCAAGAAGAAATGGATAGCACCATTCAGAAAATGGCCGAAATGCAAATGGATCTGCAAACG TCCCAAGGCATTGTGGAGGAGACGACGAATGCGCAAATCGATACGCTCATCTTGGACAACCGCAAGAAATTGAATCAAATCATCG ATTCCATCTTGCAGAGCTGTGTCCAAAAGATGGATGACGCTATCTATGAGCTTGAGTCGCCTAACCAGAACGGGAACCAGAACGCCACTCCCGAGTATACATTGTCGATGATCGAAAAGGCGATGAATAACGCGACCGAGTTCGCCATGACCTTCAATCTATACCTCGGAGGCGAGGCCGGCGGAGATCACGTCGACGTAATCAAGGCGGCAAACGAGTATGCCCACGCTCTGTCAGAAGTTCTCCTCAACTGCAAGGGAATTACTCGTTTGGCCAATGACGATAACGCTAGCGACAAGTTGATTGCCGACGCCAAACATGCTGGAGACGTTGGcctccgcttcttcctcaaccTTCAGTCATACAAATTGGATCTCATTCCCCAATCCCAGCGGACTGAAATTCCTCTCCGCAACAACGTCGAAGCTCGCG CTGGTTCCCAAGGGGAAGGCAGGAACTCGCACGAATGGGACTTGGGCGATATGGTCGAGCAGGAAATGTTGGGCGCTGCACGCGCAATTGAGGCTGCTACCCAACGTCTTCAACAACTTATTGACCGCCCACGCGATGCTTCACGTTTCAGTGCTGTCGATTTGCAAGTCCACGACTCGATTCTCGCAGCAGCAATGGCAATTACGAATGCGATTGGTCGCTTGATTCAAGCTGCTACCGAATCTCAGCAGGAGATCGTCGCTCAGGGCCGTGGCTCAAGCACCACCCAGCAGTTTTACAAACGTAACAACCGCTGGACCGAAGGTCTCATCTCGGCGGCGAAAGCAGTTGCCTTTGCTACCAACTTGCTCATTGAAAGTGCCGACGGTGTCTTGAGCGGCACTCACTCACTGGAGCAACTGATTGTCGCTTCAAACGAAGTTGCCGGAGCAACCGCCCAGCTGGTCGCTGCCAGCCGCGTCAAGGCTTCTCTTATGTCTAAGACTCAAGATCGTCTTGAGTTGGCTGCCAAGGCTGTTACTGAGGCATGCAAGGCGCTCGTACGACAGGTTAAGGCTATCACTGCCAAACAGATTGAAGCAGAGGATGTCGATTACAAATCCATGGCCGTCCACGAGTTCAAGGTCAGGGAGATGGAACAGCAAGTGGAAATTCTCAAGCTGGAGAAGGAATTGGGTGCCGCGCGTCATCGGTTGGGTGCGATGCGGCGCGCTGGATATCATGCAGAGGAAGAGTAA
- a CDS encoding O-methylsterigmatocystin oxidoreductase — protein MAGSTMLMAVYGYEMMSEDDSLFQAVDTAVQGFSQALIVQNYLVNTIPWLEYVPEWFPGATWKAKANEWRRQRDLMLHVPFEWTKSRMASTNAFLSRAAFNSWPLL, from the exons ATGGCAGGATCAACAATGCTCATGGCTGTCTACGGTTATGAGATGATGTCGGAAGATGATAGCTTATTCCAAGCTGTGGATACAGCGGTTCAAGGTTTCAGCCAGGCTCTCATAGTTCAAA ACTACCTCGTCAATACCATACCCTGGCTTGAGTACGTACCTGAGTGGTTCCCAGGAGCTACATGGAAAGCCAAGGCAAACGAGTGGCGCCGCCAGCGCGACCTTATGCTGCATGTGCCATTCGAATGGACAAAGAGCAGAATGGCGAGTACCAACGCATTCCTTTCACGTGCGGCATTTAACTCCTGGCCCCTACTTTAG